The Primulina eburnea isolate SZY01 chromosome 13, ASM2296580v1, whole genome shotgun sequence genome includes a region encoding these proteins:
- the LOC140810066 gene encoding uncharacterized protein isoform X2: MCIALFMWQAHPLYPFLLLLNRDEYHNRPTTPAGWWECGQILGGKDEVAGGTWLACSREGRVAFLTNVLELHTLPEAKTRGHLPLRFLQSKKSPEAFAEELVEEANQYNGFNLILADVCSKSMIYVSNRPKGEPILIQQVLPGIHVLSNSNLSSPWPKARRLEQNFRSHIDPYNEGEIPVTDIVKKLMNDTIKADESKLPRICSLEWELNLSSIFVEIDTPLGYVFIVRANMAPEALLL; the protein is encoded by the exons ATGTGCATTGCTTTGTTCATGTGGCAAGCTCATCCTCTGTATCCTTTTCTCCTTTTGCTCAACAGAGATGAATATCATAACAG GCCGACGACCCCCGCGGGGTGGTGGGAATGTGGACAAATATTGGGAGGCAAAGACGAAGTGGCGGGCGGGACATGGCTGGCTTGCTCGCGAGAAGGGAGGGTCGCGTTTCTAACAAATGTGCTGGAGCTACATACCCTTCCCGAGGCTAAAACTCGAGGGCACCTCCCCCTTCGGTTTCTCCAG AGCAAGAAGAGTCCAGAGGCATTTGCAGAAGAATTGGTGGAAGAAGCTAATCAGTACAACGGCTTCAATCTGATATTGGCAGATGTTTGCTCCAAATCCATGATTTACGTATCAAACAGGCCTAAAGGGGAGCCCATTTTGATTCAACAAGTTCTTCCCGGAATCCATGTTCTTTCCAATTCAAACCTCAGCTCTCCTTGGCCAAAG GCACGACGTCTGGAACAGAATTTCAGATCGCATATTGATCCTTACAATGAAGGCGAAATCCCCGTTACCGATATCGTAAAGAAACTGATGAATGACACGATCAAAGCCGATGAGAGTAAATTGCCTCGCATTTGTTCCCTCGAGTGGGAATTGAACTTGAGTTCCATTTTTGTTGAGATAGACACCCCATTG GGTTATGTATTTATTGTTAGGGCAAATATGGCACCAGAAGCACTGCTGCTTTGA
- the LOC140810066 gene encoding uncharacterized protein isoform X1, protein MCIALFMWQAHPLYPFLLLLNRDEYHNRPTTPAGWWECGQILGGKDEVAGGTWLACSREGRVAFLTNVLELHTLPEAKTRGHLPLRFLQSKKSPEAFAEELVEEANQYNGFNLILADVCSKSMIYVSNRPKGEPILIQQVLPGIHVLSNSNLSSPWPKARRLEQNFRSHIDPYNEGEIPVTDIVKKLMNDTIKADESKLPRICSLEWELNLSSIFVEIDTPLGKYGTRSTAALTVKANGEASFYEIYLERNIWKEHTLTYFIEKIVI, encoded by the exons ATGTGCATTGCTTTGTTCATGTGGCAAGCTCATCCTCTGTATCCTTTTCTCCTTTTGCTCAACAGAGATGAATATCATAACAG GCCGACGACCCCCGCGGGGTGGTGGGAATGTGGACAAATATTGGGAGGCAAAGACGAAGTGGCGGGCGGGACATGGCTGGCTTGCTCGCGAGAAGGGAGGGTCGCGTTTCTAACAAATGTGCTGGAGCTACATACCCTTCCCGAGGCTAAAACTCGAGGGCACCTCCCCCTTCGGTTTCTCCAG AGCAAGAAGAGTCCAGAGGCATTTGCAGAAGAATTGGTGGAAGAAGCTAATCAGTACAACGGCTTCAATCTGATATTGGCAGATGTTTGCTCCAAATCCATGATTTACGTATCAAACAGGCCTAAAGGGGAGCCCATTTTGATTCAACAAGTTCTTCCCGGAATCCATGTTCTTTCCAATTCAAACCTCAGCTCTCCTTGGCCAAAG GCACGACGTCTGGAACAGAATTTCAGATCGCATATTGATCCTTACAATGAAGGCGAAATCCCCGTTACCGATATCGTAAAGAAACTGATGAATGACACGATCAAAGCCGATGAGAGTAAATTGCCTCGCATTTGTTCCCTCGAGTGGGAATTGAACTTGAGTTCCATTTTTGTTGAGATAGACACCCCATTG GGCAAATATGGCACCAGAAGCACTGCTGCTTTGACTGTGAAAGCAAATGGAGAAGCCAGCTTTTATGAGATTTATTTAGAGAGGAATATTTGGAAAGAGCATACGTTGActtattttattgaaaaaatCGTGATTTAG
- the LOC140808642 gene encoding uncharacterized protein encodes MIGKMAGSGAGAGGVNMEQFEAYFQRADLDRDGRISGAEAVTFFQGSNLPKEVLAQIWMHADQNHIGYLSRPEFYNALKLVTVAQSKRELTPEIVKAALFGPASAKIPAPRINLAATPVPLSKPVASVPSPQVGAPPLQSSQNFGFRGQDPSSTSVNQQFGQAPLTAGMDPQFGLAPSIHGMNPQFGPAPSSHGMNQQSWQVKPGMSMPLGPAQPSSTSMNQQGGQLQPSSTRNQQFGPALSSTNMNQQFFPAQGSQSMRPPLSMPTAAMEHSPQGAGTPNISISGFPNSNNDWIGGKTGAASSGPVSQVLNRGTSLSIPPVAPNLTSTFSSTSAKDPKMIVGSGNGPMMDPMFGGDVFSSKQSSSPLVSSTPQHFVSSIPTSSAIVPASSISQPSMKTDPFEAIQSTLTKPSTGSQAPQTPSLPKSNQQVPTGVTSSVLSSGVPAGVGTSTSELSQVSWPKMTRANIQKYVKVFLDVDTDRDGRVTGEQARNLFFSWRLPREVLKQVWDLSDQDNDSALSLREFCIALYLMERYREGRTLPPTLPNSVMLDENLLSLAGPPTGLGGTGWGPSAGLRPPQGLPGAQPVVPVGVRPPVQPMYSHVDGSIRTIQQNALGPVIDNFHAHEPSNGEENSFDFKDREPKENNEKVENKEDVLLDSKEKLIFYRTKMQDLVLYKSRCDNRLNEITERARADKGESELLEKKYQEKYKQVAEIHSKLTIEEASFRETQARKMELQQALTEMEQGGSADGILQVRADRIQSDLEELLKALADRIKKFDVQIKSSALIELPPGWQPGIPEVAEIWDEDWDKFEDEGFSFDVTAPANEKPESIRRENSSPTPNLSPESVPTADATPEKIFSVGASAFETGSVFSAEESKSPQGSPGRQAYDSPSQESSENHFQKSSDGDAETHRSFEETWGNFDNNDDIDSVWGFNAKESDHGRHEDKYFFGSNDFGASPDKTDSPQASSSFQHNSLYTFEDSVPGTPVSRTDNSPSRYSIESKDPFFDNFSRYDSFGMQDPEPSPQRKNLTRFDSVSSTGGFDHSRDFSFDESDPFASSGPFKVSSGTNKKDSEKWGGF; translated from the exons ATGATCGGAAAAATGGCAGGTTCAGGTGCAGGTGCAGGTGGAGTTAATATGGAACAATTCGAGGCGTATTTCCAGAGGGCAGATTTGGATCGGGATGGAAGAATCAGCGGAGCTGAAGCTGTTACTTTCTTCCAGGGATCCAATTTACCTAAAGAAGTCCTTGCCCAG ATATGGATGCATGCAGACCAAAATCACATTGGTTACCTCAGCCGACCTGAGTTTTATAATGCACTTAAACTTGTAACAGTGGCTCAAAGCAAGCGGGAATTGACCCCAGAGATTGTGAAAGCGGCATTGTTTGGCCCTGCTTCGGCCAAAATCCCAGCTCCGCGGATAAACCTTGCAGCTACACCTGTGCCACTGTCAAAACCGGTGGCTTCTGTACCTTCTCCACAGGTGGGTGCACCTCCGCTAcaatcatctcaaaactttGGATTCAGAGGGCAAGATCCTTCTAGTACCAGTGTCAACCAGCAGTTTGGACAGGCACCTTTAACTGCAGGCATGGACCCCCAGTTTGGACTGGCACCTTCAATTCATGGCATGAACCCGCAGTTTGGTCCGGCACCTTCAAGTCATGGTATGAACCAGCAGTCTTGGCAGGTAAAACCAGGTATGAGCATGCCGTTGGGGCCTGCTCAACCTTCAAGCACAAGTATGAACCAACAGGGTGGACAGTTACAACCTTCAAGTACAAGAAACCAACAGTTTGGACCGGCACTTTCTAGTACAAATATGAACCAGCAGTTTTTCCCTGCTCAAGGTAGCCAGTCAATGCGACCACCTTTATCAATGCCTACTGCTGCTATGGAACATTCACCACAGGGTGCTGGCACTCCAAATATTTCTATTTCCGGTTTTCCAAACTCAAACAATGATTGGATAGGTGGTAAAACTGGAGCAGCTTCCAGTGGACCAGTATCACAGGTCTTGAACAGAGGAACCAGTCTATCCATTCCTCCAGTTGCTCCAAATTTGACGTCTACATTTTCCTCGACGTCTGCTAAAGATCCTAAAATGATAGTTGGTTCAGGAAATGGACCTATGATGGACCCAATGTTTGGAGGGGATGTGTTCTCTAGCAAACAATCTTCATCTCCGCTGGTTTCTTCCACACCACAGCATTTTGTGAGTAGTATTCCTACCTCGTCTGCAATTGTTCCTGCAAGTTCCATCTCTCAGCCTTCGATGAAAACAGATCCATTTGAAGCCATACAGAGCACTCTCACTAAACCATCTACTGGCAGTCAGGCTCCGCAGACACCTTCTCTGCCAAAATCTAATCAACAGGTTCCCACTGGAGTAACTTCCTCAGTCTTGTCGTCTGGAGTCCCAGCTGGTGTGGGGACTTCTACATCAGAGCTGTCTCAGGTCTCTTGGCCGAAAATGACACGTGCTAACATTCAAAAGTATGTAAAAGTATTTTTGGACGTAGACACTGACAGAGATGGGAGAGTCACTGGTGAGCAGGCGCGCAACCTGTTCTTTAGTTGGAGACTACCAAGAG AGGTTTTAAAGCAGGTTTGGGATTTATCGGATCAAGATAATGATAGCGCACTTTCTTTGAGGGAGTTTTGCATTGCTCTCTATTTAATGGAGCGATACAGAGAAGGCCGCACGCTTCCACCTACGCTTCCGAACAGTGTCATGCTTGACGAAAATCTGTTGTCTTTGGCTGGTCCACCCACCGGTTTAGGAGGCACTGGGTGGGGCCCTTCTGCTG GCTTAAGACCGCCGCAGGGTTTACCTGGTGCCCAACCTGTTGTGCCTGTTGGTGTAAGACCTCCAGTTCAGCCAATGTATTCTCATGTTGATGGATCAATACGAACCATTCAGCAAAATGCACTAGGTCCTGTGATAGATAATTTCCATGCTCACGAACCCAGTAATGGGGAggagaattcctttgattttAAGGATCGGGAGCCTAAGGAAAACAATGAAAAG GTTGAAAACAAGGAAGACGTGCTTTTGGATTCCAAGGAGAAGCTTATATTCTACCGAACTAAAATGCAAGACCTT GTTTTGTACAAAAGTAGATGTGATAATCGCCTCAATGAAATTACAGAAAGGGCTAGAGCAGACAAGGGCGAG TCAGAGTTGCTGGAAAAGAAATATCAAGAGAAGTACAAGCAAGTAGCTGAAATTCATTCCAAATTAACTATTGAAGAAGCTTCGTTTCGTGAAACTCAG GCAAGGAAGATGGAGTTGCAGCAGGCACTCACTGAAATGGAACAGGGTGGAAGTGCAGATGGTATCCTTCAG GTGCGTGCTGATCGTATTCAATCAGATCTTGAGGAGCTATTGAAGGCATTGGCTGATCGTATCAAGAAATTTGATGTACAGATAAAATCATCTGCATTAATTGAGCTCCCCCCTG GTTGGCAACCTGGGATCCCAGAGGTAGCAGAAATTTGGGATGAAGACTGGGACAAATTTGAAGATGAAG GATTTTCATTCGATGTTACTGCTCCTGCAAATGAAAAGCCAGAATCCATTCGAAGAGAAAATTCTTCCCCAACCCCGAATTTATCCCCTGAATCAGTGCCAACTGCTGATGCAACACCTGAAAAAATCTTCAGTGTGGGGGCTAGTGCCTTTGAGACAGGATCAGTATTCAGTGCAGAAGAATCAAAGAGCCCCCAAGGAAGTCCAGGGAGGCAAGCATATGATAGTCCATCTCAAGAATCTTCGGAGAACCATTTCCAGAAAAGCTCTGATGGAGATGCTGAAACTCACAG AAGCTTTGAAGAAACTTGGGGTAATTTTGACAATAATGACGATATTGATTCAGTCTGGGGCTTCAATGCTAAG GAATCAGATCATGGGAGGCACGAAGACAAGTATTTCTTCGGTTCTAATGATTTTGGTGCTAGTCCAGACAAAACTGATTCCCCACAAGCCAGTAGTTCGTTTCAGCATAATAGCCTCTATACCTTTGAGGATTCTGTTCCTGGGACTCCGGTATCAAGGACTGACAATTCCCCTTCAAGATACAGCATTGAATCGAAAGATCCTTTCTTTGACAATTTTTCACGGTACGACTCCTTCGGTATGCAAGATCCAGAGCCTTCTCCCCAACGGAAAAACCTCACTAGGTTTGACTCTGTAAGCAGCACGGGTGGTTTTGATCACAGCCGTGACTTTTCCTTTGACGAATCTGATCCATTTGCCTCGAGTGGTCCATTTAAGGTTTCCTCTGGAACAAACAAAAAAGATTCTGAAAAATGGGGTGGTTTCTAG